One region of Cucurbita pepo subsp. pepo cultivar mu-cu-16 chromosome LG03, ASM280686v2, whole genome shotgun sequence genomic DNA includes:
- the LOC111790966 gene encoding RING-H2 finger protein ATL3-like, producing MEDDYKLSQHSGDSVTIELPGMVIVTAILVFLLVLVFVLLLQLYARWLWSRIEDPSPLPVETRRRRRRRFEFSAIHDPNSGRGLDPKILRSLPVLIFHPDDFKDGLECAVCLSDLVEGEKAKLLHDCFHGFHSDCIDMWFQSHSTCPLCRNPVTAAADSGELQDEDSATGLSSESPTFPTNVLIWGNQEQVTSAGACLEVEESSSQNPFPATSSSASSSNPAAELVIDVQNDLQFPPLAPNEDGKLPVVTRLRSLKRLLSRQRRVNPCDPNSANVEMEQLA from the coding sequence ATGGAAGACGATTACAAGCTGAGTCAACATTCCGGCGACTCGGTGACTATCGAGCTACCTGGAATGGTGATTGTGACGGCCATTTTAGTGTTCTTGTTGGTGCTTgtatttgttcttcttctccaactcTACGCTAGATGGTTATGGTCTCGCATTGAGGATCCTTCCCCTCTTCCGGTGGAAACTcgccgtcgtcgtcgtcgCCGATTTGAATTCTCCGCCATACACGATCCCAATTCCGGAAGAGGGTTGGACCCCAAAATCCTTCGGTCACTTCCTGTACTGATATTCCACCCTGATGATTTCAAAGATGGCCTCGAATGTGCCGTTTGCCTCTCTGACCTTGTTGAAGGTGAGAAAGCGAAGCTGCTTCATGATTGCTTCCATGGCTTCCATAGTGATTGCATCGATATGTGGTTTCAATCTCATTCCACTTGCCCTCTTTGTCGGAACCCCGTCACCGCCGCCGCAGACTCCGGCGAGTTACAGGATGAGGATTCTGCAACTGGGTTGTCCTCAGAATCTCCAACTTTCCCAACAAATGTACTGATTTGGGGAAATCAAGAGCAGGTCACCTCTGCCGGAGCTTGTCTGGAAGTGGAAGAGAGTTCTTCTCAAAACCCGTTTCCGGCGACATCTTCATCAGCATCATCGAGTAACCCAGCTGCAGAATTGGTAATTGATGTTCAAAATGATCTTCAATTTCCGCCATTAGCACCTAATGAAGATGGAAAGCTACCTGTTGTCACCAGATTAAGGTCATTGAAAAGGCTTTTGAGTAGGCAAAGAAGAGTGAATCCTTGTGATCCAAATTCAGCTAACGTTGAAATGGAACAATTGGCCTGA
- the LOC111790969 gene encoding uncharacterized protein LOC111790969, with protein MHNSFLFFYLPLLKLRFLDVFCSMKNSVSSDCEMNDPVFDDFDPRLNFSKFLEEAKHHATEQETGAKWLPPQKKSKKSWKNTLFSWLKSDKRTKPLPKPGTNPHIPNTRRVHVSGPIFTRATAIDGRSRGGRSTSGPIASLFSPSLSSEMEIPYMCLHQLTSPNTNHNYGPIYLVT; from the exons ATGCATAACAGCTTCCTGTTCTTCTATTTACCTCTTTTGAAGCTACGATTTTTGGATGTGTTTTGTTCAATGAAgaactctgtttcttctgATTGTGAGATGAACGATCCtgtttttgatgattttgatcCTCGCCTCAACTTTTCCAAG TTCTTGGAAGAAGCAAAACATCATGCCACAGAACAAGAAACAGGAGCCAAATGGTTGCCACCACAGAAAAAAAGCAAGAAATCTTGGAAAAACACACTCTTCTCCTGGTTAAAAAGTGATAAAAGGACCAAGCCTCTGCCCAAACCAGGTACAAATCCTCACATACCCAATACAAGGCGTGTTCATGTTTCTGGTCCAATTTTCACCAGAGCTACGGCCATAGACGGCAGATCTCGAGGCGGCCGTTCGACGTCTGGACCGATTGCTAGTCTCTTCAGTCCCAGTTTGAGTTCAGAGATGGAGATCCCTTATATGTGTCTTCACCAGCTTACTAGCCCCAATACAAACCACAATTATGGTCCAATTTATCTTGTTACATAG
- the LOC111791634 gene encoding uncharacterized protein LOC111791634, whose translation MPLLAEIFTAQPAFHCFRSCFLVNNSMVSLTFGNEKELSSCWKSLIVPKRMNFSAQLEVSRRGLLIRAVATLESKRVVHDGNGDVYMEKRTEFKNSQLGSALFTSEAQLASSSEDSEELDERERVRRERISQANKGQTPWNKGRKHSAETLRRIKERTWLAMQDPKVKNKLAKAGGHAQSEETRMKIGVGVRMGWQRRREKLVLQEKCYIEWKHLIAEASRRGYKGEEELQWDSYQILNERFKKEWLESVEQRKRKPRSVGSKRAPKSAEQRKKISESISAKWDDPEYRDRVCSAIAKYHGTPIGVDRRRPRRKHSESMETTRTSQKKEKSNVYSSFADGSRIENRQPRIRKSKAPRFKDPSASFKLDMIKSIRAQRAIAETKKMEAIEQARLMIAEAEKAAKALEVAATRSPIARASLLETRKLIAEALQSIECIDIEQMASQQTEEQNAAASYIHEVGTPNDEEDSLAGKEDQRRAAQTMAKGTQLLLPCSTEDVAFDFGKFSVQDLEVAASSNGYGASYPPRLSSLGNQPNGNGNGNKAPDDHKPCLNGTNLHQLEEKADTQVIAVKKKWVRGRLVEVAEVCQASEATPSD comes from the exons ATGCCTTTGTTGG CTGAGATTTTTACTGCTCAGCCTGCCTTCCACTGTTTCCGTTCATGTTTTCTTGTGAATAATTCAATGGTTTCGCTTACTTTTGGGAATGAGAAGGAATTATCTTCTTGTTGGAAGTCCTTGATTGTACCGAAACGTATGAACTTCAGTGCCCAGCTTGAGGTTTCTAGGCGCGGATTATTGATTAGAGCAGTTGCTACTCTTGAATCCAAGCGTGTGGTTCATGATGGGAACGGGGACGTTTATATGGAAAAACGGACGGAATTTAAGAATTCTCAGTTAGGTTCTGCCCTGTTTACTTCAGAAGCTCAGCTTGCATCATCCAGTGAAGATTCGGAAGAATTAGATGAGAGAGAACGGGTGAGGCGAGAGAGGATTTCCCAAGCAAATAAAGGACAAACGCCGTGGAACAAAGGGAGAAAGCACAGTGCTG AGACGCTTAGACGAATCAAGGAGCGAACATGGCTTGCAATGCAGGATCCTAAG GTAAAAAATAAGTTGGCTAAGGCTGGCGGCCATGCTCAGAG CGAAGAGACAAGGATGAAAATTGGGGTTGGTGTGCGAATGGGGTGGCAAAGACGTCGTGAGAAGCTGGTATTACAAGAAAAATGCTACATAGAGTGGAAACATTTAATTGCTGAAGCTTCAAGACGAGGATATAAGGGTGAGGAAGAACTTCAGTGGGACTCCTACCAAATCCTGaatgaaagatttaaaaaggAGTGGCTGGAGAGTGTCGAGCAACGGAAAAGAAAGCCGAGGTCGGTTGGAAGCAAGAGAGCACCAAAGTCAGCTgagcagaggaagaagatatcAGAATCCATCTCTGCAAAATGGGATGATCCT GAATATCGTGATCGAGTTTGCTCTGCTATAGCTAAATATCATGGCACGCCTATTGGAGTCGACAGAAGAAGGCCAAGGAGAAAGCACAGTGAAAGTATGGAGACCACAAGAACCAgccagaagaaagaaaagagtaaTGTTTACTCTTCGTTTGCAGATGGGTCTAGAATCGAAAATCGACAACCGAGAATCAGGAAAAGTAAAGCGCCACGGTTTAAAGACCCTTCAGCAAGCTTCAAGCTGGACATGATAAAGAGTATCAGGGCACAGAGAGCAATTgcagaaactaaaaaaatggaagCCATTGAGCAAGCTAG acTCATGATTGCTGAAGCAGAGAAGGCCGCCAAGGCCCTTGAGGTTGCCGCTACAAGAAGCCCCATTGCTCGAGCTTCCCTATTAGAAACAAGAAAGCTTATAGCTGAAGCACTACAATCAATTGAATGCATAGATATTGAGCAGATGGCATCCCAACAGACTGAAGAACAGAATGCAGCAGCCTCCTACATCCACGAAGTGGGTACCCCGAACGATGAGGAGGACTCACTGGCTGGAAAAGAAGACCAAAGAAGAGCAGCTCAAACAATGGCAAAGGGGACCCAGTTGTTGTTGCCTTGTAGCACAGAAGATGTGGCTTTTGATTTTGGTAAGTTTAGTGTGCAGGATCTTGAAGTTGCAGCAAGCAGCAATGGATATGGCGCATCTTATCCACCACGTTTGTCAAGTCTGGGAAACCAGCCTAATGGGAATGGGAATGGGAATAAGGCACCTGATGACCATAAGCCTTGCTTGAATGGGACCAACCTTCACCAGTTGGAAGAGAAAGCGGATACCCAAGTGATTGCAGTCAAGAAGAAATGGGTTCGTGGTAGGCTGGTTGAAGTAGCCGAAGTATGTCAGGCCTCTGAAGCAACACCTAGCGATTAG
- the LOC111790173 gene encoding O-fucosyltransferase 36-like isoform X1, giving the protein MDRSDSSSDESDDRQNLIEQNGTERLPSPRTRSTTFDIDDDRHFRPPIHRFRFSIPKFAFHKRYYYLLAAALPLCIIAIFFSVDIRSLFSSLNISSTLGSSGSLSDRMRESELRALYLLRQQQLDFFDIWNHSNSTFNSTATNNLSSNSASGDAFIEDLKSAILKQISLNKEIQNVLLSPHRSVNLSEVVDDAQTMGTFTIDRCGKIDQKLSGKRTIEWKPKSDKFLFAICTSGQMSNHLICLQKHMFFAAILNRILVIPSHKVDYQFSRVIDIENINTCLGRKVVISFEEFSEIRKHIDRFICYFSKPDPCYVDDEHIKKLKNLGISMGKLESAWNEDAKKPTGKTVSDIESKFSSNDDVVAVGDIFFANVEKEWVNQPGGPIAHKCQTLIEPSRLIKLTAQRFIQTFLGKNYMAFHFRRHGFLKFCNAKQSSCFYPIPQAADCIIRVVERANVAVIYLSTDAAESEYGLLQSLLVLNGKSIPLVRRPPRNSAEKWDALLYRHGIEGDSQVEAMLDKTICAMSSTFIGASGSTFTEDILRLRQDWGSASVCDQYLCQGEEPNFISDQNDV; this is encoded by the exons ATGGATAGATCTGATTCGTCCTCCGACGAATCAGACGATCGCCAAAACCTTATCGAACAGAATGGAACCGAACGCCTCCCTTCTCCTCGCACTCGCTCCACAACCTTCGACATTGACGACGATCGCCATTTTCGGCCTCCCATTCACAGATTCCGTTTCTCCATTCCCAAATTTGCATTTCACAAGAGGTACTACTACCTATTAGCGGCCGCCCTCCCTCTCTGCATTATCGCTATATTTTTCTCTGTCGATATTCGAAGTCTCTTCTCATCTCTGAATATCTCTTCCACACTCGGAAGTTCCGGTTCCCTCAGTGACCGAATGAGGGAATCGGAGTTGAGAGCTTTGTATTTGTTGAGGCAACAACAGCTTGATTTTTTCGATATTTGGAATCATTCTAACTCAACTTTCAACTCGACCGCTACTAATAATTTGAGTTCAAATTCAGCCTCAGGAGACGCATTCATAGAAGATCTCAAATCTGCTATATTGAAGCAAATTAGTTTGAACAAAGAAATCCAAAACGTTCTTCTGTCCCCCCATCGGTCGGTGAATTTATCTGAGGTAGTTGATGATGCTCAGACGATGGGGACATTCACCATTGATAGATGTGGAAAGATTGACCAGAAATTGTCCGGCAAACGAACAAttgagtggaagcccaaaTCGGACAAGTTTTTGTTCGCTATATGCACTTCGGGGCAAATGTCTAACCATTTGATCTGTTTGCAGAAGCATATGTTCTTCGCTGCTATCCTCAACAGAATTTTAGTCATTCCTAGTCACAAAGTTGATTATCAGTTCAGTAGGGTAATTGACATTGAAAATATCAATACGTGCTTGGGAAGAAAGGTTGTCATCTCTTTTGAAGAGTTTTCTGAGATTAGGAAGCACATTGATCGGTTCATCTGTTACTTTTCAAAACCAGATCCTTGTTATGTGGATGATGAACACattaaaaagttgaagaactTGGGGATCTCAATGGGCAAGCTTGAATCTGCTTGGAATGAAGATGCTAAGAAGCCCACTGGAAAGACGGTTTCAGACATTGAATCCAAATTCTCTTCCAACGACGATGTTGTAGCTGTAGGAGATATTTTCTTTGCTAATGTAGAGAAAGAGTGGGTGAATCAACCAGGCGGCCCCATCGCTCACAAATGCCAGACTTTGATAGAACCAAGCCGCCTGATCAAGCTGACAGCCCAGCGATTCATTCAAACGTTCTTAGGAAAGAATTATATGGCATTCCATTTCCGACGACATGGTTTTTTGAAGTTCTG TAATGCAAAGCAGTCAAGCTGCTTTTACCCCATTCCCCAAGCAGCAGACTGCATAATTCGAGTAGTTGAGAGGGCGAATGTGGCAGTCATTTATCTTTCCACAGATGCAGCAGAGAGTGAATATGGATTGCTGCAATCACTTCTTGTGTTGAATGGGAAGTCCATACCACTTGTTAGAAGGCCTCCTCGTAATTCAGCTGAAAAATGGGACGCCTTGTTATACAGGCATGGGATTGAGGGAGACTCTCAG GTTGAAGCGATGCTGGACAAGACAATCTGTGCTATGTCGAGCACATTTATCGGTGCATCTGGGTCTACATTCACAGAGGACATTTTGCGGCTACGGCAGGACTGGGGCTCTGCGTCTGTGTGTGATCAGTATCTCTGCCAGGGTGAGGAACCAAATTTCATTTCAGATCAGAATGATGTGTAG
- the LOC111790173 gene encoding O-fucosyltransferase 36-like isoform X2, which produces MEPNASLLLALAPQPSTLTTIAIFGLPFTDSVSPFPNLHFTRASGDAFIEDLKSAILKQISLNKEIQNVLLSPHRSVNLSEVVDDAQTMGTFTIDRCGKIDQKLSGKRTIEWKPKSDKFLFAICTSGQMSNHLICLQKHMFFAAILNRILVIPSHKVDYQFSRVIDIENINTCLGRKVVISFEEFSEIRKHIDRFICYFSKPDPCYVDDEHIKKLKNLGISMGKLESAWNEDAKKPTGKTVSDIESKFSSNDDVVAVGDIFFANVEKEWVNQPGGPIAHKCQTLIEPSRLIKLTAQRFIQTFLGKNYMAFHFRRHGFLKFCNAKQSSCFYPIPQAADCIIRVVERANVAVIYLSTDAAESEYGLLQSLLVLNGKSIPLVRRPPRNSAEKWDALLYRHGIEGDSQVEAMLDKTICAMSSTFIGASGSTFTEDILRLRQDWGSASVCDQYLCQGEEPNFISDQNDV; this is translated from the exons ATGGAACCGAACGCCTCCCTTCTCCTCGCACTCGCTCCACAACCTTCGACATTGACGACGATCGCCATTTTCGGCCTCCCATTCACAGATTCCGTTTCTCCATTCCCAAATTTGCATTTCACAAGAG CCTCAGGAGACGCATTCATAGAAGATCTCAAATCTGCTATATTGAAGCAAATTAGTTTGAACAAAGAAATCCAAAACGTTCTTCTGTCCCCCCATCGGTCGGTGAATTTATCTGAGGTAGTTGATGATGCTCAGACGATGGGGACATTCACCATTGATAGATGTGGAAAGATTGACCAGAAATTGTCCGGCAAACGAACAAttgagtggaagcccaaaTCGGACAAGTTTTTGTTCGCTATATGCACTTCGGGGCAAATGTCTAACCATTTGATCTGTTTGCAGAAGCATATGTTCTTCGCTGCTATCCTCAACAGAATTTTAGTCATTCCTAGTCACAAAGTTGATTATCAGTTCAGTAGGGTAATTGACATTGAAAATATCAATACGTGCTTGGGAAGAAAGGTTGTCATCTCTTTTGAAGAGTTTTCTGAGATTAGGAAGCACATTGATCGGTTCATCTGTTACTTTTCAAAACCAGATCCTTGTTATGTGGATGATGAACACattaaaaagttgaagaactTGGGGATCTCAATGGGCAAGCTTGAATCTGCTTGGAATGAAGATGCTAAGAAGCCCACTGGAAAGACGGTTTCAGACATTGAATCCAAATTCTCTTCCAACGACGATGTTGTAGCTGTAGGAGATATTTTCTTTGCTAATGTAGAGAAAGAGTGGGTGAATCAACCAGGCGGCCCCATCGCTCACAAATGCCAGACTTTGATAGAACCAAGCCGCCTGATCAAGCTGACAGCCCAGCGATTCATTCAAACGTTCTTAGGAAAGAATTATATGGCATTCCATTTCCGACGACATGGTTTTTTGAAGTTCTG TAATGCAAAGCAGTCAAGCTGCTTTTACCCCATTCCCCAAGCAGCAGACTGCATAATTCGAGTAGTTGAGAGGGCGAATGTGGCAGTCATTTATCTTTCCACAGATGCAGCAGAGAGTGAATATGGATTGCTGCAATCACTTCTTGTGTTGAATGGGAAGTCCATACCACTTGTTAGAAGGCCTCCTCGTAATTCAGCTGAAAAATGGGACGCCTTGTTATACAGGCATGGGATTGAGGGAGACTCTCAG GTTGAAGCGATGCTGGACAAGACAATCTGTGCTATGTCGAGCACATTTATCGGTGCATCTGGGTCTACATTCACAGAGGACATTTTGCGGCTACGGCAGGACTGGGGCTCTGCGTCTGTGTGTGATCAGTATCTCTGCCAGGGTGAGGAACCAAATTTCATTTCAGATCAGAATGATGTGTAG
- the LOC111790172 gene encoding protein STRUBBELIG-RECEPTOR FAMILY 6-like isoform X3 yields MFFCSSPSPPWNCRNISHNQLGNEVNDMFWKLSSLAMLDVSFNSLSGALPQSFSNLTSMNAMFLQNNQFSGTIDVLANLPLQNLNVENNHFTGWVPERLKNINIQEGGNSWSFGLAPPPPPGTPPANQDYRYHKPGNIYSPLSSHAAGGDSRSGISGGAIAGIAISVLVVGAVIAYMLVKRRSKRSSSDIDKQKLGNLPIVSPASNGVQEQILLKDPLAEMKLVHTSSSFDAKSLDSPASINLKPPPTDSHKSFDDNDTSKIPVVKKTIATPPISVRSYSIADLQMATGSFDVENLLGEGSLGRVYRAQFDDGKVLAVKKIDSAAFPRGLLEDFTEIVANVSQLHHPNVTELMGYCSEHGLHLLIYEFHKNGSLHDFLHISDEYSKPLTWNSRVKIALGTARALEYLHEVCAPSVVHRNIKSANILLDAEINPHLSDCGLASFITNLDQALDHQVGSGYNAPEVTMSGQYTLKSDVYSFGVVMLELLSGRKPFDSSRPRDEQSLVRWATPQLHDIDALTKMVDPALKGLYPVKSLSRFADVVALCVQPEPEFRPPMSEVVESLVRLVQRSNMSRRTFGSDHGSSFRTDDPDARETS; encoded by the exons CCTCACCTCCTTGGAACTGTAGGAACATCAGCCACAATCAGCTTGGGAATGAAGTGAATGATATGTTTTGGAAGCTTTCTTCCTTGGCCATGTT GGATGTCTCTTTCAATTCTCTGTCAGGTGCCCTTCCCCAGAGTTTTAGCAACCTTACCAGTATGAATGCAAT GTTTCTGCAAAACAACCAATTCAGTGGCACTATTGATGTTCTTGCAAATCTTCCACTACAAAATTT GAATGTCGAGAACAATCATTTTACAGGATGGGTTCCTGAACGATTGAAGAACATAAATATTCA GGAGGGTGGCAATTCTTGGAGCTTTGGGCTTGCACCCCCACCTCCACCTGGTACACCTCCAGCCAACCAAGATTACAGATATCACAAGCCGGGAAATATTTACAGCCCACTGAGTAGTCATGCTGCTGGTGGAGATAGCAGATCAGGTATCAGTGGTGGTGCCATTGCTGGAATTGCTATATCTGTGTTAGTGGTGGGAGCAGTAATAGCATACATGCTTGTAAAGAGAAGATCCAAAAGGTCTTCCTCAGACATAGACAAGCAAAAGCTTGGGAACTTGCCTATTGTATCTCCTGCTTCAAATGGAGTGCAAG AACAAATTCTCTTGAAAGATCCATTGGCAGAGATGAAGCTTGTTCATACTTCATCCTCATTTGATGCAAAATCATTGGATTCTCCTGCTTCAATCAATCTTAAGCCCCCACCTACTGATTCTCATAAATCATTTGATGACAATGATACATCAAAGATACCTGTAGTGAAGAAGACCATTGCCACCCCTCCGATAAGTGTGAGGTCATATTCAATAGCAGATCTTCAAATGGCTACGGGCAGTTTCGATGTAGAAAACCTTCTCGGTGAGGGATCGCTTGGACGGGTTTATCGGGCTCAGTTCGATGATGGGAAG GTTCTTGCCGTGAAGAAAATAGATTCAGCTGCCTTCCCtagaggattgttggaagatTTCACAGAGATAGTTGCTAATGTATCTCAGTTGCATCATCCCAATGTAACCGAGCTAATGGGTTATTGCTCAGAGCATGGCCTGCATTTGCTAATATATGAGTTCCATAAGAATGGCTCGCTACATGACTTTTTGCACATATCAGATGAATATAGCAAGCCACTGACCTGGAACTCCCGTGTCAAAATTGCTTTGGGGACGGCTCGTGCATTAGA GTACCTGCATGAAGTTTGTGCACCGTCAGTTGTTCACAGAAATATTAAGTCAGCCAATATCTTACTAGATGCTGAAATTAATCCTCATCTCTCTGATTGTGGCCTGGCTAGCTTTATAACCAATCTTGATCAG GCATTAGATCACCAGGTAGGATCTGGGTACAATGCCCCTGAGGTTACCATGTCTGGTCAATATACATTGAAGAGCGATGTATACAGCTTTGGAGTGGTTATGTTGGAACTTCTAAGCGGGCGTAAGCCATTTGATAG TTCAAGGCCAAGAGATGAGCAATCCTTGGTTCGATGGGCTACACCTCAGCTCCATGACATTGATGCCTTGACGAAAATGGTTGATCCTGCTCTTAAAGGGCTCTACCCAGTCAAGTCTCTCTCAAGATTTGCAGACGTTGTGGCTCTTTGCGTCCAG CCGGAGCCTGAATTTAGACCACCTATGTCAGAGGTGGTGGAATCCTTGGTTCGGCTTGTGCAGAGGTCCAACATGAGCAGAAGAACGTTTGGAAGTGATCATGGATCATCTTTTAGAACTGATGATCCTGATGCACGTGAGACATCTTAA
- the LOC111790968 gene encoding ubiquitin-conjugating enzyme E2 34-like: MADKSCIKRLQKEYRALCKEPVSHIVARPSPSDILEWHYVLEGSEGTPFAGGFYHGKIKFPPEYPYKPPGISMITPNGRFMTQKKICLSMSDFHPESWNPMWSVSSILTGLLSFMMDNSPTTGSVNTTAAEKERLAKASLAFNCKNPTFRKLFPEYVEKYNEQHQSEQLVAEQASSKPSEEGKARHIMEKIKSREEENINKAAADREDMKRNRKQSFPTWMMLLLFSIFGVLMALPLLQP, from the exons ATGGCAGATAAATCGTGTATCAAGAGGCTTCAGAAGGAATATAGAGCTCTTTGTAAA GAGCCTGTTTCCCACATTGTTGCTCGTCCTTCTCCCAGCGACATTCTTGAGTGGC ATTATGTTCTGGAGGGAAGTGAGGGAACTCCTTTTGCAG GAGGGTTCTACCatggaaaaattaaatttcctCCAGAATATCCATACAAGCCTCCGGGAATCAG CATGATCACCCCGAATGGTCGGTTCATGACACAGAAGAAAATTTGCTTATCCATGAGTGACT TTCACCCAGAAAGTTGGAATCCTATGTGGTCCGTGTCTAG CATACTAACCGGGCTTCTTTCATTCATG ATGGACAACAGTCCTACTACTGGAAGCGTGAATACTACTGCTGCTGAGAAGGAACGCTTGGCAAAGGCTTCTCTTGCATTCAATTGTAAAAA CCCAACATTTAGAAAACTGTTTCCTGAGTACGTGGAGAAATACAACGAGCAGCACCAATCAGAGCAGCTTGTTGCAGAACAGGCTTCATCAAAGCCATCAGAGGAAGGCAAAGCTAGGCACATAATGGAGAAGATCAAGTCCAGGGAAGAGGAGAACATTAACAAAGCAGCAGCAGATAGAGAGGACATGAAAAGAAATCGAAAGCAGTCGTTCCCTACATGGATGATGTTATTACTCTTTTCGATCTTCGGCGTCTTAATGGCATTGCCTCTCCTTCAACCATGA